A single region of the Populus nigra chromosome 2, ddPopNigr1.1, whole genome shotgun sequence genome encodes:
- the LOC133682557 gene encoding uncharacterized protein LOC133682557 isoform X2: MTLFHFFNCAILTFGPHAVYYSATPLSEYDTLGTSIKAALVYLGTALVKELLKALIGFIDVAGLYFALTQLTHRNISQNHKFQAVGLGWAFADSVLHRLAPLWVGARGLEFTWDFILQGLEANANLVLSISLAALGSLMWLRKNKPKTLIPIIYACAGIVATMPSITSYLRGGLGWHFPKVVGFELFTSLVMAFISWQLFSACQRPSS, translated from the exons ATGACGTTGTTTCACTTCTTCAACTGTGCGATTCTCACCTTCGGCCCCCACGCCGTCTATTACTCCGCCACTCCTTT GTCCGAGTATGACACGCTCGGTACTTCTATTAAAGCTGCTCTTGTTTATCTCGGAACTGCTCTAGTTAAG GAACTACTGAAAGCACTGATTGGATTTATAGATGTTGCTGGGCTTTACTTTGCCTTGACCCAGTTGACTCACAGGAACATAtctcaaaatcataaatttcaagCTGTTGGACTTG GGTGGGCTTTTGCTGATTCTGTTTTACATAGACTGGCACCTCTTTGGGTGGGAGCTAGAGGACTAGAATTCACATGGGATTTCATTCTGCAAGGCCTTGAAGCAAATGCAAACCTG GTGTTAAGTATATCCCTTGCTGCTTTGGGATCTCTGATGTGGCTTCGGAAAAATAAGCCCAAGACTTTGATTCCCATCATATACGCATGCGCAGGAATTGTGGCCACCATGCCATCCATTACAAG CTACTTGAGAGGAGGATTGGGGTGGCATTTTCCAAAGGTTGTAGGCTTTGAACTGTTCACATCTCTTGTGATGGCTTTTATTAGCTGGCAACTCTTTTCTGCATGTCAGAGACCCTCTTCTTGA
- the LOC133682557 gene encoding uncharacterized protein LOC133682557 isoform X1, which produces MTLFHFFNCAILTFGPHAVYYSATPLSEYDTLGTSIKAALVYLGTALVKLVCLATFLKVSENDSFDPYQELLKALIGFIDVAGLYFALTQLTHRNISQNHKFQAVGLGWAFADSVLHRLAPLWVGARGLEFTWDFILQGLEANANLVLSISLAALGSLMWLRKNKPKTLIPIIYACAGIVATMPSITSYLRGGLGWHFPKVVGFELFTSLVMAFISWQLFSACQRPSS; this is translated from the exons ATGACGTTGTTTCACTTCTTCAACTGTGCGATTCTCACCTTCGGCCCCCACGCCGTCTATTACTCCGCCACTCCTTT GTCCGAGTATGACACGCTCGGTACTTCTATTAAAGCTGCTCTTGTTTATCTCGGAACTGCTCTAGTTAAG CTGGTTTGCTTGGCAACGTTTCTTAAGGTTTCCGAGAATGATAGCTTTGATCCGTATCAG GAACTACTGAAAGCACTGATTGGATTTATAGATGTTGCTGGGCTTTACTTTGCCTTGACCCAGTTGACTCACAGGAACATAtctcaaaatcataaatttcaagCTGTTGGACTTG GGTGGGCTTTTGCTGATTCTGTTTTACATAGACTGGCACCTCTTTGGGTGGGAGCTAGAGGACTAGAATTCACATGGGATTTCATTCTGCAAGGCCTTGAAGCAAATGCAAACCTG GTGTTAAGTATATCCCTTGCTGCTTTGGGATCTCTGATGTGGCTTCGGAAAAATAAGCCCAAGACTTTGATTCCCATCATATACGCATGCGCAGGAATTGTGGCCACCATGCCATCCATTACAAG CTACTTGAGAGGAGGATTGGGGTGGCATTTTCCAAAGGTTGTAGGCTTTGAACTGTTCACATCTCTTGTGATGGCTTTTATTAGCTGGCAACTCTTTTCTGCATGTCAGAGACCCTCTTCTTGA
- the LOC133682558 gene encoding uncharacterized protein LOC133682558, producing MCQPIISFLTLSNFIPLQKLSFVPSSSCLQAFPIQDTDMATTAAAFTPATITGAVVDFDSKIPKRTNKVVYMGGMNSYGGLKAHNSVLSLNIPVSTEQCFAKVVSSLRAASNGKGGGGGALSSQCGDAGEIFRIAAIMNGLVLVGVAVGFVLLRVEAWYEENE from the exons ATGTGTCAGCCAATCATATCATTTCTCACCTTATCCAATTTCATCCCTTTACAAAAACTTTCCTTTGTGCCTTCCTCTTCTTGTTTGCAAGCTTTTCCAATCCAAGATACAG ACATGGCAACAACAGCCGCTGCCTTTACTCCTGCAACAATCACTGGTGCAGTTGTGGATTTTGACAGCAAGATCCCCAAGAGAACGAACAAGGTGGTTTACATGGGAGGAATGAATTCTTATGGGGGTCTTAAAGCCCATAACAGTGTGCTTTCTCTGAACATACCTGTGTCCACTGAGCAATGCTTTGCAAAGGTGGTTAGCTCATTGAGAGCAGCATCAAATGGGAAAGGAGGAGGTGGAGGCGCACTCTCCTCTCAATGCGGCGATGCGGGTGAGATATTCAGGATCGCTGCAATCATGAATGGCCTTGTTTTGGTTGGGGTTGCTGTTGGGTTTGTACTCCTCCGAGTTGAAGCGTGGTATGAGGAAAATGA ATAA
- the LOC133682556 gene encoding B3 domain-containing protein REM16-like: MGEETCEDCRGWEEELYWTHFQCTHFFQILSAGSDHQLPIPEKFSNHLKNKLLENVTLKGPSGSTWQVELTTDDNTMFFKHGWEEFVKDHFLEEKDLLIFKYNGESYFDVLIFDGQSFCEKAASYFVRKCGHREGDSFVQTKRKAVEDSVEVTNACPHNGLGGTPEKSADGYIYETPVRNSVVAKAINKKTRREIKFSKPIQTRKRVRYEGPSSTAEEIETKPDVQHIPIGTAYVSSRRMVTEQDKLNALRLAQTAQTNEGFVVVMKPTHVYRKFYMVIPSAWSTRHFRTLEKKVVILRVKENIWNTNFLYYKSKNSGGLSSGWKSFALDNNLQEFDVCLFEPSGTMNYSFVLDVNIFRVL, translated from the exons ATGGGGGAAGAAACATGTGAAGATTGCAGAGGCTGGGAAGAGGAACTATACTGGACTCATTTCCAGTGCAcccatttttttcaaattctcaGTGCTGGTTCTGATCATCAGCTT CCGATCCCTGAAAAATTTTCTAATCATTTGAAGAACAAACTGCTTGAAAACGTGACTCTTAAAGGTCCTAGTGGCAGCACATGGCAAGTTGAACTGACTACAGATGATAACACCATGTTTTTCAAACATGGTTGGGAAGAATTTGTAAAGGACCATTTTCTGGAGGAAAAGGATTTGTTGATCTTTAAGTACAATGGGGAGTCATATTTTGACGTTCTAATTTTTGATGGACAAAGCTTCTGTGAGAAAGCAGCATCGTATTTTGTCAGAAAATGTGGGCACCGAGAAGGCGACAGTTTTGTCCAAACAAAGAGGAAAGCTGTAGAAGATTCTGTTGAAGTTACTAATGCCTGCCCCCATAATGGTCTTGGAGGCACTCCAGAGAAATCTGCAGATGGTTATATTTACGAAACACCTGTAAGAAACAGTGTGGTCGCAAAAGCTATTAACAAAAAGACTCGGAGGGAAATCAAGTTTAGTAAGCCTATCCAAACTAGGAAGAGAGTGAGATATGAAGGACCTTCTTCTACTGCCGAGGAAATAGAAACCAAACCTG ATGTCCAGCATATACCTATCGGCACGGCATATGTATCAAGTAGAAGGATGGTAACAGAGCAAGACAAACTCAATGCATTGCGGTTAGCACAAACAGCACAAACCAATGAGGGCTTCGTCGTGGTTATGAAACCCACACATGTATACAGGAAATTTTACATG GTAATCCCTTCAGCATGGTCAACTAGACATTTCAGAACcctggaaaaaaaagttgtgattCTTCGTGTGAAAGAAAATATATGGAACACCAACTTCTTATATTATAAATCCAAGAACAGTGGAGGTCTTTCTTCTGGGTGGAAGAGTTTTGCTCTGGATAACAATTTACAGGAGTTCGATGTGTGCCTCTTCGAACCTAGTGGCACAATGAACTACTCTTTTGTCTTGGATGTTAATATCTTTCGTGTTCTCTAG